TATCATGGTAGGCGTGAGTATTTTTTTGGGAGAATTAGAATCATCCCTAGCAGCAGTAGATAACAACCGATTTTTGCAAGCAGTTCTCACCTTCCTGGGAATATTACTAATTGGAGTCCCCATACTTTCCCTAAAAGTATACGTACAATCCCGATTAAGCTTATCTTGGCGACAATGGTTAACAGAATACTTTCTGCATCAATACCTACATCAACGGAATTTTTACGAGCTTACCATAACTGCGGACATTGATAACCCCGACCAGCGCATTGGTGAAGATATCGAAAATTTTACCCAACAATCACTCTATTTTGCCGTTGTTCTATGGGACTCCATTTTACTGCTCATTGCCTTCTCTGGAGTCCTATGGCGCATCTCTCCTGCGTTAATGGTTTTTTTAATCATTTACGCCATTGCAGGCACTGTCATCACGACAATAGTCTTTGGGCGAACTTTAGTAGGAATTAACTTTGAACAACTCAAACGAGAAGCGGATTTTCGTTATGGTTTAATTCGTGTCCGAGATCATGCAGAGGCGATCGCATTTTATCAAGGAGAAGCGGTAGAATATCAAGAACTGTGGCAGCGTTTCTTGCGTGTATTTAGTAACTTTACCCACCTAATTCGTTGGCAATTGGGCTTAGATTTATTTCAAAACAGTTATCAATACATCACATTTTTGTTACCAACATTTATTTTAGCTCCTCAGATTCTCACAGGCGAATTAGAACTAGGCGTATCAACACAAGCTGGAGTAGCCTTTCGGAGTATCTTAATTGCATTAGGTTTAGTCGTCAGCCAATTTGAGCAACTAAGTAACTTAGCCGCAGCAGTAACTAGGTTAGATGAATTACAAAACAGCCTCAAAGAATTACAAAACCCCACCCACCTGAGTCAACCACGACTTAACACAGTGGAAAGTTCCGGAATCAGTTTTGAGAACGTCACCCTACAAACCCCCGATTATCAGAAAATTTTAGTACAAGACTTATCCTTTAGCATTTCCCCTGGACAATCCCTATTAATAACTGGTAAAAGTGGTGTAGGTAAAACCTCACTATTGCGTGCCTTAGCCGGACTGTGGCAAGCTGGTACAGGAACCATAACTCACCCAAAGCGTTCCGACTTACTATTTTTACCGCAACGTCCCTACATGATTCTCGGCAGCTTGAGAGAACAGCTACTATATCCCCAACTTAATCACAGCATACCAGAAAATCAGCTCTTAGAAACTTTACAGCAAGTCAACTTAACAGACTTAGTACAACGCTTTGGCGGCTTAGACATAACTACCGACTGGGGAACAGTATTATCAATAGGAGAACAACAAAGATTAGCCTTTGCCCGCCTACTTTTGCAATCTCCCCAGTACGCAATTCTAGACGAAGCCACCAGCGCCTTAGACGAAACCAACCAAACCTTACTATATCAACAACTACAGCAAACCGAAATCACCTATATCAGCGTTGGACATCGAACCTCATTGCGCTCTTTCCATCCCTGGCTATTAGAACTCAAAAACAATAATAATCGCCTCAAACCAATCAAAACTTCGCGTTCCTCCGCGTGAACCTCTGCGCCCCTTTGCGTTAAAAAATCATTACGCAAAATTATGAAAAACGAACCACAAAGGACACAAAGGACACAAAGTAAAGAGGATTTCACAGAGTTATTGCGTAAGTCCTAAAAATCAAACATTCACATCCCCCACTAGACTTAATAACAAAAACTTGCAATAATTAAACTCTAACTCTCCGCGCCTGGTGCGTGCAATAAATTCTCCCATTCAGCACATTGAGATGAAATCTTCCGAACCAAGCATCAACCAGGAACTAAAAAACCGCATAGCCGCCCTACCGCCAGAAAAACGAGTATTATTTGAGCAAATTCTCCGCCAACAAACCAATTCCGGCAAATTTTCCCCGCAAAAAACTATTCCCCGTCGTCAAGAAAATACCGAATTACCCCTTTCTTTAGCACAGGAAAGATTGTGGTTTCTCGATCAAATTGATCCTCACAATTGTGCATATAATATTGCTATTAGTTGGCAATTAACTGGCAACCTCAACATTCCCGCTTTATTTACCAGTTTACAAACAATTATCCACAGACACGAAAGCTTAAGAACTGCTTTTCCATCCCAGGAAGGTAAACCCTATCAAGAAGTTTTCCCAACGGTTGACTTACAATTACCAGTTATCGACTTACAAAGTTTACCACCACAACAGCAAACACAAGCAGCTGAAAATTTAGCCAAACTAGAAGCTAGTCAACCCTTCGATTTAACTCAAGCGCCTCTGATGCGGGTAAAATTAATTCGCCTCACACCCCATCAAACTACTTTACTGCTGACTTTACATCATATCATTGCCGATGGCTGGTCACGGGGAATTTTATTGCGGGAGTTGGCGATTTGTTACCGTGCGTTTATCAAGGGTGAAAAACCATCTTTACCAGAATTACCGATTCAGTATGCAGATTTCGCCCTGTGGCAGAGGGAATGGCTACAAAAGGAGGAAATGACAGCACAATTGGCGTATTGGCGACAAAAATTAGCTGCATTACCAACTCTAGAACTACCAACCGATTACCCACGCAGCCCCCTGCAAAAGTTTCAAGGAAAAACTGAGTCTTATTTATTGCCAAAAAACCTGTTAGAATCACTCAAAAATTTGAGTAAGCAGCAAGGCGTAACTTTGTTTATGTTGTTGCTAACAGCGTTTAAAATTTTATTACATCGTTATTCTCAACAAGATGAGATTGTTTTAGGAGTACCCAGTGCTAATCGCGATCGCCAAGAAATAGAAGGGTTAATTGGCTTTTTTGTCAACACATTAGTATTAAGAACAGATATATCTGGAAATCCTACCTTCCAAACCCTCCTCGAACGGATACGCACAACCGCCGCAGACGCTTATCAGCATCAAGAAATTCCCTTCGCCAAAGTGGTAGAAGCATTGCAAATAGAACGGGATTTAAGCCATAATCCCCTTGTGCAAGTGATGTTTCAGGTACAAAATGCAGCGTACCAATTACAAAATGATACTCATTTAGATTTACAACTACCAGATTTAGAAATTCAGCAAACTTGGGTAGAAACTGGCGCAACCAAATTTGACTTAACTTGTCATTTGGTAGAACGTTCGGAAGGTTTGCTAGTGGTGATGGAATATTGCACAGATTTATTTGAACAGCAAACTATCACCCGAATGATTCAACATTTGCGGATGATACTAACCGCAGTGGTGGAAAACTCCAGCCGCAAAATTTCCGAAATCTCCATTCTCACCCCCGAAGAAGAACATCAAATATTGGTGGAATGGAATCAAACTCAGGTAAATTATCCCCAAAAGTGGTTACATCAACTATTTGAGTCTCAAGTTGAACGTACACCTGATCATATTGCTGTTTGTTATCGAGAGCAAAACCTAACTTATCAAGAACTCAACAGCAAAGCCAATCAACTGGCGTATCACTTACAAAATTTGGGTATTGGCTGTGAGTCTTTAGTGGGGATTTATTTAGAACGTTCACCAGAATTAATCATCGCCTTACTAGCAGTTCTGAAAGCTGGAGGTGCTTATGTACCCCTAGATAGCAAACTACCACCAGAACGTTTAGCCTATATGCTTCAGGATGCCAAACCTGAAATTTTACTGACAATGGCTGCATCAGTGGCAACATTACCAAACTATGAAGGCACTGTACTGTGTTTAGATGAAGATTGGCAAATCATCGCTCAAAATCCAGAAAACAACCGAAATCACATTGTTACAGGTGAAAATCTAGCTTATATAATTTATACTTCAGGTTCTACTGGTACACCAAAGGGAGTCATGCTTACCCATCGAGGATTAGAAAATTACCTCCACTGGGCAATTGCAACATATCCGGTAACAGCCGGAATGGGTGTACCCGTGCAATCTGCCATTAGTTTTGATGCCACCATTACCAGTTTATATCCTCCCCTGCTCGTTGGTAAAGCTGTGATCTTGTTACCAGAAACAGAGGAAATCGCAGCACTGAGTAACGCCCTGAGTTCTGCAACTAATTTTAGTCTAGTTAAGCTCACCCCAGCCCATTTGAGCATACTGTCTCAGCTTCTACCCCAACCTAGCTTTTCAGATGATTTAGAAAACCCCTCTCCAAACCTCTCCCCTACAAGGAGAGAGGCTTTAACTTTTCCCCCTTCCCTAGTAGGGAAGGGGGTTAGGGGGTTAGGTTTTCCAGATGATGTGAAAAGTCAGCTATCCCCACCAGTGCAAACTGGATATCCCCAAGCATTGATTATTGGTGGCGAAGCACTCACCGAACAGCATTTAGAATTTTGGCGGCGTTATTTTCCCCAAACAAGGCTAATTAATGAATATGGCCCCACGGAAACTGTTGTGGGTTGCTGTGTTTATGATGCCACAGATATACCATTAACTAATGCTAATGTTCCTATTGGTCGTCCTATTGCCAATACTCAACTTTATATTTTAGACCAATATTTGCAACCCGTACCTGTAGGCGTTCCCGGTGAACTCTTCATTGGTGGTGCAGGAGTGGCGAGGGGTTATTTAAATCGCCCGGATTTAACGGCTAAAAGGTTTATTGATCAATTTAAAATTCAAAAATTAGTTACTCCACAGTCAACAGTCAACGGTCAACAGTCAACAGTTAGCACTCTCTATAAAACAGGCGATCGCACCCGCTACCGCCCTGATGGTACAATTGAATACCTTGGAAGACTAGACAACCAAGTTAAAATTCGGGGATTTCGGATAGAGTTGGGGGAAATTGCCGCCAGTCTGAAAACTCATCCTTCCGTGCAGGAAGCAGTAGTCATCCTACGAACAGACCACCCAAATCAGCCCCAGTTGGTTGCTTACCTGGTCGGGAATCAAATCAACTCAGAATTAACAGATTTTCGGCAATATTTAGCTCCTAAATTACCAGCTTATATGTTACCTTCAGCCTTCGTGTGGCTGGAGCAATTACCCTTAACCACTAACGGTAAAGTTGATAAATTACAACTTCCAGCCCCCCCAGCCAAGGCACAATCAAAGCAAATCGCAGCACGTACAGCCACAGAAATCATCCTGGTAAAAATATGGTCAGAAGTTCTCGGTTCTACCATTGGCATTCAAGATAATTTCTTTGAACATGGGGTAGATTCCATACTCAGTATTCAAATGGTAGCAAAGGCCAATCAAGCAGGAATTAAATTAACTCCCAAACAATTATTCCAACATCAAACCATCGCCGAACTAGCCCCACTGGTAGAAATCGCCCCCGAAACCGCAGCCGAACAAGGATTAGTCACAGGGATAGTGGCTTTAACACCCATTCAGCATTGGCTATTTGAGCAAAATTTGCACAATTGGGATCATTTTAACCAAGCTGTTCTCTTAGAAGTAGCAGCCGACTTAGAAGCAAATTATTTGAGACAAGCAATTGAGGAATTAGTATTACATCATGATATCTTGCGTTCTTGTTTTGTACATCTTTCCTTAAACGGTACATGGGAACAAAATATAATTCCCAGATTGGAAAACGAGGGTATGCTGACAGTTATTAATTTAGCAGAATTACCAAAAAACCAACAAACCCAGCAAATTGAGTTCATAGCATCCCAACTCCAAGCTAGTTTAGACTTAGCCACCGGGAAATTATTTCAGGTAGCCTTATTTCAACTGGGAAATGGTGAACATGATGGCCTCTTATTTATCATGCACCATTTGGTAATTGATGGAGTTTCATGGCGGATATTGCTAGAAGATTTAGTCACAGCCTATCAACAGCTAAAAGTCAATCAAACTCCTGTACAATTACCAGCAAAAACTACATCTTTCCCAGCATGGGCGCAAAGTTTAGTAAATTATGCAAAATCTGAGAAAATAGAGGCAGAATTAACAACTTGGTTAGAACTTCTCCCCCAAGAATCACTCCCATATCAACTTCCCCAACTTGTCAAAGAAAAAGAATATAACACTGTTGCATCTGAAGCGGAAATTCAGGTTACACTAGATAGCAGTCAAACTCGCGCCTTACTAGAAGCAGTACCCAAAGCCTACCAGACAGAAATAAATGATGTATTGTTAACAGCTTTAGCACTGACCTTGAGACAATGGACAAAACAAAGTTCCTTGCTGATTGATTTAGAAGCACATGGAAGAGAAGATTTATTTACTAACACAAACATTACTCGGACAGTGGGTTGGTTTACAACAATTTTCCCAGTATTTTTAGAGTTAAAAACTACCAATGATTTGGGAGTAAATTTAAAATATGTTAAGGAACACCTGCGACGAATTCCCCAAAAAGGCATTGGTTATGGAATCTTAAGATATTTAAGCACAAATAAAAATTTGTCCCAGACTTTACAAGCACTACCCCAATCTGCTATTAGTTTTAATTACTTGGGACAAATAGATTTATTTTCCTCCCAAGCATGGATTCTGGGACTAGCAAAAGAATCCACAGGATTATCATCCCATCCTCTAAATGCGCGTCGATATGTATTAAATATCAATGCTTGGATAGCTCAATCTCAGTTACAAATTCAATTGCGGTACAGTCATAACTTACATGACAAAGCCACCATTGAATATTTAGCCCAGGAATTTATTAAAACACTACAAGCAATAATTCAACATTGTCAATCAGCAGAAAATGGTGGTTACACACCGTCTGATTTTGCAGGTGCGCGTTTGAATCAGCAACAACTCGACAAAATTTTAAACAAGCTTCAGCCCAAAAAAAGGTAGTGAAAGTGGAAAGCAGCATCATTGACATCTACGAACTTTCTCCCATGCAAGCGGGAATGTTATTTCATACCCTATATGCTCCCAATTCGGGGGTATATTTTGAGCAGCGTAGTTGTCTGATTCGTGGCGATTTAAATTTAGCAGCTTTCCGTCAAGCTTGGCAAGGTGTAGTTAAGCGTCATTCGGTGCTGCGGACTGCTTTTCACTATTCAGAGTTAGAAAAACCACTTCAGGTGGTGTATGATTCTGTGGATTTACCTTGGCAAAAGTTAGACTGGTGTGGTTTAAAAGTTACTGAAAAAGAAGCTAAATTAACTGAGTTTTTAGAGAGTGACTGTAATTG
The window above is part of the Nodularia spumigena CCY9414 genome. Proteins encoded here:
- a CDS encoding ABC transporter ATP-binding protein/permease, whose translation is MKNSAMSDKFDYGLLRQFGRIVKLYWLSSQKWQAIASLILLIFLSFISTAIMVGVSIFLGELESSLAAVDNNRFLQAVLTFLGILLIGVPILSLKVYVQSRLSLSWRQWLTEYFLHQYLHQRNFYELTITADIDNPDQRIGEDIENFTQQSLYFAVVLWDSILLLIAFSGVLWRISPALMVFLIIYAIAGTVITTIVFGRTLVGINFEQLKREADFRYGLIRVRDHAEAIAFYQGEAVEYQELWQRFLRVFSNFTHLIRWQLGLDLFQNSYQYITFLLPTFILAPQILTGELELGVSTQAGVAFRSILIALGLVVSQFEQLSNLAAAVTRLDELQNSLKELQNPTHLSQPRLNTVESSGISFENVTLQTPDYQKILVQDLSFSISPGQSLLITGKSGVGKTSLLRALAGLWQAGTGTITHPKRSDLLFLPQRPYMILGSLREQLLYPQLNHSIPENQLLETLQQVNLTDLVQRFGGLDITTDWGTVLSIGEQQRLAFARLLLQSPQYAILDEATSALDETNQTLLYQQLQQTEITYISVGHRTSLRSFHPWLLELKNNNNRLKPIKTSRSSA
- a CDS encoding condensation domain-containing protein; the encoded protein is MKSSEPSINQELKNRIAALPPEKRVLFEQILRQQTNSGKFSPQKTIPRRQENTELPLSLAQERLWFLDQIDPHNCAYNIAISWQLTGNLNIPALFTSLQTIIHRHESLRTAFPSQEGKPYQEVFPTVDLQLPVIDLQSLPPQQQTQAAENLAKLEASQPFDLTQAPLMRVKLIRLTPHQTTLLLTLHHIIADGWSRGILLRELAICYRAFIKGEKPSLPELPIQYADFALWQREWLQKEEMTAQLAYWRQKLAALPTLELPTDYPRSPLQKFQGKTESYLLPKNLLESLKNLSKQQGVTLFMLLLTAFKILLHRYSQQDEIVLGVPSANRDRQEIEGLIGFFVNTLVLRTDISGNPTFQTLLERIRTTAADAYQHQEIPFAKVVEALQIERDLSHNPLVQVMFQVQNAAYQLQNDTHLDLQLPDLEIQQTWVETGATKFDLTCHLVERSEGLLVVMEYCTDLFEQQTITRMIQHLRMILTAVVENSSRKISEISILTPEEEHQILVEWNQTQVNYPQKWLHQLFESQVERTPDHIAVCYREQNLTYQELNSKANQLAYHLQNLGIGCESLVGIYLERSPELIIALLAVLKAGGAYVPLDSKLPPERLAYMLQDAKPEILLTMAASVATLPNYEGTVLCLDEDWQIIAQNPENNRNHIVTGENLAYIIYTSGSTGTPKGVMLTHRGLENYLHWAIATYPVTAGMGVPVQSAISFDATITSLYPPLLVGKAVILLPETEEIAALSNALSSATNFSLVKLTPAHLSILSQLLPQPSFSDDLENPSPNLSPTRREALTFPPSLVGKGVRGLGFPDDVKSQLSPPVQTGYPQALIIGGEALTEQHLEFWRRYFPQTRLINEYGPTETVVGCCVYDATDIPLTNANVPIGRPIANTQLYILDQYLQPVPVGVPGELFIGGAGVARGYLNRPDLTAKRFIDQFKIQKLVTPQSTVNGQQSTVSTLYKTGDRTRYRPDGTIEYLGRLDNQVKIRGFRIELGEIAASLKTHPSVQEAVVILRTDHPNQPQLVAYLVGNQINSELTDFRQYLAPKLPAYMLPSAFVWLEQLPLTTNGKVDKLQLPAPPAKAQSKQIAARTATEIILVKIWSEVLGSTIGIQDNFFEHGVDSILSIQMVAKANQAGIKLTPKQLFQHQTIAELAPLVEIAPETAAEQGLVTGIVALTPIQHWLFEQNLHNWDHFNQAVLLEVAADLEANYLRQAIEELVLHHDILRSCFVHLSLNGTWEQNIIPRLENEGMLTVINLAELPKNQQTQQIEFIASQLQASLDLATGKLFQVALFQLGNGEHDGLLFIMHHLVIDGVSWRILLEDLVTAYQQLKVNQTPVQLPAKTTSFPAWAQSLVNYAKSEKIEAELTTWLELLPQESLPYQLPQLVKEKEYNTVASEAEIQVTLDSSQTRALLEAVPKAYQTEINDVLLTALALTLRQWTKQSSLLIDLEAHGREDLFTNTNITRTVGWFTTIFPVFLELKTTNDLGVNLKYVKEHLRRIPQKGIGYGILRYLSTNKNLSQTLQALPQSAISFNYLGQIDLFSSQAWILGLAKESTGLSSHPLNARRYVLNINAWIAQSQLQIQLRYSHNLHDKATIEYLAQEFIKTLQAIIQHCQSAENGGYTPSDFAGARLNQQQLDKILNKLQPKKR